The following coding sequences lie in one Apium graveolens cultivar Ventura chromosome 1, ASM990537v1, whole genome shotgun sequence genomic window:
- the LOC141668696 gene encoding protein METHYLENE BLUE SENSITIVITY 1-like, translated as MKTTNSHKQTTLVRAPILRTFFPQTLIMTGKAKPKKHTAKELAAKLDAATTNRGGGKAGQADRTGQVKGGHAKLECPHCKITAPDVKTMQIHHESKHPKVQFDESKLNNLHATVPVAESSMPRPGIRGSLKK; from the coding sequence ATGAAAACAACAAATTCACACAAACAAACAACTTTGGTTAGGGCTCCAATTCTTCGTACATTTTTCCCCCAAACCCTAATCATGACCGGAAAAGCCAAGCCAAAGAAGCACACCGCCAAAGAGCTCGCCGCCAAGCTCGACGCCGCCACCACCAATCGCGGCGGCGGCAAAGCCGGACAAGCCGATCGCACCGGCCAAGTCAAAGGCGGTCATGCCAAACTCGAATGTCCTCACTGCAAAATCACCGCTCCCGATGTCAAAACTATGCAAATTCATCATGAATCCAAGCATCCCAAGGTTCAATTCGACGAGTCAAAACTCAATAATCTTCACGCTACGGTGCCTGTTGCTGAGTCTTCGATGCCGCGTCCTGGAATTCGTGGAAGCCTTAAGAAGTGA